From Cryptococcus neoformans var. neoformans B-3501A chromosome 6, whole genome shotgun sequence, the proteins below share one genomic window:
- a CDS encoding hypothetical protein (HMMPfam hit to RNA_pol_Rpc34, RNA polymerase Rpc34 subunit, score: -41.7, E(): 7.2e-09) — translation MSSMSTADQQVWKKVLAAKNKNMSLTQIEASFPTMSKKAVMSSVTTLLKLRLLSQVKGKGDDKAMVYHAQTPEEAKQKATLTQEQSIILSIIRSAGNRGIASAQITRTIGTDTMPISMLRKVLKTLESEGHIKQFKPVNAPTSVYYILAHLKLPEEISGGVWFDDNKEYDQGLVETICAVLLNRVRTATYVDDKKRSQEAKSLVPNALNTSSKYYSLLTPMALRTYVNKLGVTSATLSVKNVMECMRALELDGLVEVVKPVGGVHLQEESDDESTARSSKRRKVESDSEDEDRDKEREKAKMKAKEKAKMKKRREREKERERKEKERERKRKEKEKERERRKKEKEKERKRKEKERGKKKKKVYGSDNEDSDDVLLSINDDGKKKRSRSLSISSVSSISSSSSSSSESHSDSDSGSSISSVASSQLDTSSIPFRPSAAATASASTPAQIIPGGLSGGLTDLTDTAIIYRATSRISIPLGQTQAPCGKCPVFHFCEEDGPVNPTGCEYYGEWLGDSVGGWEKEALRKMRPGWADNEDDKEKEKTREAEVNGNGDVVMEDY, via the exons ATGAGCTCCATGTCTACCGCAGACCAGCAGGTCTGGAAAAAGGTCCTTGCGGCCAAAAACAAA AATATGAGTCTGACGCAAATAGAGGCGAGCTTCCCCACTATGAGCAAAAAAGCTGTTATGAGTTCCGTTACGACCCTTCTTAAACTT AGACTATTGAGCCAGgtgaaaggaaaaggagacgATAAAGCTATGGTGTACCATGCCCAGACGCCTGAAGAGGCCAAACA AAAAGCAACTCTTACGCAAGAACAATCTATAATTCTTTCTATCATCCGTTCAGCAGGTAATAGAGGTATTGCCAGTGCGCAAATTACTAGAACCATTGGAACAGATACCATGCCCATCTCCATGTTACGGAAAGTACTCAAGACACTAGAGAGTGAAGGGCATATCAAACAATTCAAGCCTGTCAAC GCTCCGACTTCAGTGTACTATATCTTGGCTCATCTTAAACTCCCTGAAGAGATTTCAGGTGGTGTGTGGTTCGACGATAACAAAGAGTACGACCAGGGCCTTGTTGAAACTATTTGCGCCGTCCTTCTCAATCGAGTCCGCACAGCGACCTATGTCGATGACAAGAAACGTAGTCAAGAAGCCAAATCCCTCGTTCCCAACGCACTCAACACTTCTAGCAAATACTATTCTCTCCTTACGCCTATGGCTCTTCGCACGTATGTCAACAAGCTTGGTGTCACCTCTGCCACACTATCTGTCAAGAACGTCATGGAATGTATGCGTGCATTGGAGCTTGATGGGCTTGTGGAAGTTGTAAAGCCTGTAGGAGGTGTCCATTTGCAGGAAGAATCGGATGATGAAAGTACAGCGAGGAGCAGCAAGCGTaggaaggtggagagtgatagcgaagatgaagatcgGGATAAAGAGCgggaaaaggcaaagatgaaggccaaagaaaaggcaaagatgaagaagcgaagggaaagagaaaaggaacgGGAacgaaaggagaaggagagagagcgTAAAcgcaaggaaaaggaaaaggaacgagagagacggaagaaagaaaaggaaaaggagagaaagagaaaggagaaggagaggggaaagaaaaagaagaaggtgtaCGGGTCGGACAATGAAGATTCCGATGATGTCCTCCTCTCAATCAACGATGacggcaagaagaaacgATCTCGATCcttatccatctcttccgtctcctcaatctcttcctcctcctcttcttcctctgaatCCCATTCCGACTCTGATTCTggttcttccatctcctctgtTGCATCTTCCCAGCTCGacacctcctccatccccttcaGGCCATCTGCAGCTGCTACCGCTTCCGCCTCTACTCCTGCCCAGATTATCCCTGGAGGCTTGTCCGGCGGTCTTACAGATTTGACAGATACCGCCATCATCTACCGTGCTACTTCCCGCATATCCATCCCACTCGGTCAGACACAAGCACCATGTGGCAAGTGTCCCGTATTCCATTTTtgcgaagaggatggacCTGTCAACCCGACAGGGTGTGAGTATTATGGGGAGTGGTTGGGAGATTCGGTTGGTGGatgggagaaagaagcgcTTAGGAAGATGAGGCCTGGATGGGCGGATAACGAGGAtgataaagaaaaagagaagacgagagaagCAGAGGTTAACGGGAACGGGGATGTTGTTATGGAGGACTACTAG